Part of the Verrucomicrobiia bacterium genome, TCGAAGAGTTAGCGCGCCGCTTTGAGCTTCCCACAGGGCGGGCCGGAATTGGGGCGGGGCGTGAACGATGACGGTGAAGCAGTTGGTGGCAGTCAAGTTGGGGGTGCCATTGTCACGCACGCGCACGCAAATATCATAGACGCCAGCCTGGTGGGCCAGAGGCTGCCAGCTCAAATGCCCCTGGGGTGTCAGCGTGAGGCCGGCAGGGCCGTTGGCGGGCGGCAGGAAGGTGAGGGTTTGCGGGGGCCAGTCCAGGTCAAAGGCTGTCAACTGGATTTCCAGGCGCTGCCCGGCGATGAGGTTTTGCGGGGGCACATCTTCGATGATGGGACGGCGGTTGTCGGAGGGGAGGGCGGCGTTGGGCGCTCCCGGGGTGGGTTCGGAGAGGGCGTAAATGCCGGCCTCACCATCGGGGAAGCGGCCCGAGCTGACATCGGCGAGTTGCAGGCCGAATTGCACTGCATCCACCAGGGTGCCGTCCGGAGCAAACAAAGCGATGGTTTCACCATTGCGGCTCAAGGCAAAATTCACGTGGAGGTTGGTGCCGCCGACAAGGTTCTGCCCGGCTTCATTATCCGCCCAGACCAGCAGGAAACCCTGGGGCGGAATGGTCCAGCCGTTGGGGATGCGGAATTGATAAGGATTATTTAGATTGTCGGTCAGGTAGTAACCGCTTAAATCCACCGGGGTGTCGCCGGCGTTGTACAATTCAAACCAGTCCTCGAAGTTGCCATCTGCCGGGTCGGCCAGGGCGGAGCGATTGTCCGCCATCCATTCATTGATGAACACGGGCACCGGCGCCAGGGCCGGGTTGTTGCTGCTCCCCGGCGTGGGATAATGAAACACCCGCCGGTACACCGGCTGACCGTCGGGATAATTCCCATAGCTCTGCCCCGCCCGCAGCCCCCGGTAGTTCAAATAGTCCAACACCGCCAGCCCCCCCGCCACCGGCATCACCAGCGCCACCGAACCCGTCCCCCCCGCCAGCCGAAAGTTCGTGTGCCAGTTCGTCCCCGCACTCTGCCCCGCCTGCCCGTCACACCACACCACCCGATACTCCCCCGGCCCCAACACCGCCCCCGCCGGAAACGCCCACTGCCCCAAATTCGTGTACTGATTCGCCAAATACCACCCCGTCAAATCCACCGTATGGCTCCCCC contains:
- a CDS encoding lamin tail domain-containing protein; translation: LNQTNLYFRFSNAGEVWLDDVRVEEGTVVGGGSNYVVNGDFEAPLEGSWVRGTMTQPTERDGGVRRGGQYSLRLVATGRAQTVGQSLAQPLVLKTGTVYTVSFWYLPSATVTSLHVYVTAFVNSNVVVHAPGYARSPGAGAVGAVGLPELPEVYVNEVQAENGGGVVDNHGEAEPWVELYNGGSHTVDLTGWYLANQYTNLGQWAFPAGAVLGPGEYRVVWCDGQAGQSAGTNWHTNFRLAGGTGSVALVMPVAGGLAVLDYLNYRGLRAGQSYGNYPDGQPVYRRVFHYPTPGSSNNPALAPVPVFINEWMADNRSALADPADGNFEDWFELYNAGDTPVDLSGYYLTDNLNNPYQFRIPNGWTIPPQGFLLVWADNEAGQNLVGGTNLHVNFALSRNGETIALFAPDGTLVDAVQFGLQLADVSSGRFPDGEAGIYALSEPTPGAPNAALPSDNRRPIIEDVPPQNLIAGQRLEIQLTAFDLDWPPQTLTFLPPANGPAGLTLTPQGHLSWQPLAHQAGVYDICVRVRDNGTPNLTATNCFTVIVHAPPQFRPALWEAQSGALTLRWSTLPGKMYQLEASDSLSAPLWQPVGAPLHATENSMELQIYPPRGGQRYYRIKVY